The Bos mutus isolate GX-2022 chromosome 7, NWIPB_WYAK_1.1, whole genome shotgun sequence genome window below encodes:
- the LOC102288302 gene encoding zinc finger protein 709-like: protein MGKHLARFQIIIKKKETTGIKLYKFSIYGQVLMHHSSFNRHMTSHTTPKSCEYQEYEEKPYKCKECGKAFKHHQSRHKHEKIHSGEKPYDCKKCGKALKLRQSIQRHERIHTGEKPYECKRCGKAFRYYHNFQKHERTHTGEKPYRCKHCGKVLSSLRYCRIHEITHTGEKPYKYKQCGKAFSCPSYFIKHERIHSGLKPYEYKQCGKAFSCASYIRRHERTHTGEKPYECKKCGKAFSCSSSFRKHERTHTGEKLYECKQCGKAFSNSRSFQSHERRHSGEKPYTCKNCDKAFACPNSCQKHERTHSGQKPYVCKEYEKVFSSLTKFQRHMMKHMGYGPYKCKDCGKVFDCPNYFHCHERTHSGEKPYKCKECDKAFTFPCCHQIYERSHTGERPYECKQCGKAFTYLSSI from the coding sequence ATGGGGAAACATTTAGCCAGATTTCAAATCATAatcaaaaaaaaggaaactactgGAATAAAACTATATAAGTTCAGTATATATGGACAGGTCCTCATGCATCATTCATCCTTTAATAGGCACATGACATCTCATACTACACCAAAATCCTGTGAGTATCAGGAATATGAAGAGAAGCCATATAAATGCAAAGAATGTGGGAAGGCTTTTAAGCATCATCAATCTAGACATAAGCATGAGAAGATTCACAgtggagagaaaccctatgatTGTAAGAAATGTGGGAAGGCCCTCAAGCTTCGCCAATCCATTCAAAGACATGAAagaattcacactggagagaaaccctatgaatgtaaaaGATGTGGAAAAGCCTTCAGATATTACCACAACTTTCAAAAACATGAACgaactcatactggagagaaaccctatagATGTAAGCACTGTGGTAAAGTCCTCAGTTCTCTCAGATACTGTCGAATTCATGAAATAacacacactggagagaaaccttataaataTAAGCAATGTGGTAAAGCTTTCAGTTGTCCCAGTTACTTTATAAAACATGAGAGAATTCATAGTGGATTGAAACCATATGAATACAAGCAATGTGGTAAAGCCTTCAGTTGTGCCAGTTACATTCGAAGACATGAAAGGACACATACTGGAGAAAAGCCCTATGAATGTAAAAAATGTGGTAAGGCCTTCAGTTGTTCAAGTTCCTTTCGAAAACATGAGAgaactcatactggagagaaactcTATGAATGTAAGCAATGTGGTAAAGCCTTCAGTAATTCTAGATCCTTTCAAAGTCATGAAAGGAGACACAGTGGAGAAAAGCCCTATACATGTAAAAATTGTGATAAAGCTTTTGCTTGTCCAAATTCCTGTCAAAAACATGAGAGGACTCATTCTGGACAGAAACCCTATGTATGTAAGGAATATGAGAAAGTCTTCAGTTCTCTTACAAAATTTCAAAGACACATGATGAAGCACATGGGCTATGGACCTTATAAATGTAAAGACTGTGGGAAAGTCTTTGATTGTCCCAATTACTTTCATTGTCATGAAAGGACTCACAGTGGAGAAAAGCCATATAAATGTAAGGAATGTGATAAGGCCTTCACTTTTCCTTGTTGTCATCAAATATATGAAAGAAGTCATACTGGGGAGAGGCCCTATGAATGTAAGCAGTGTGGTAAAGCCTTCACTTACCTCAGTTCTATTTGA